In the Flavobacterium pallidum genome, one interval contains:
- a CDS encoding sensor histidine kinase, translated as MITPPAPENESLRLKALKEYSILDTLPEEEYDDITKLASQICDTNISTISLIDEKRQWFKSKVGLDANETSRDAAFCAHAIINPHEIFTVKDSRLDERFYDNPLVIGEPHVVFYTGIPLVSPEGLALGTLCVIDDKPKELNEEQLKALKALSNQVVSLFELRKSKMLLEKFAKDLVNRNKELEKFAHVAAHDIKSPLNNISGLSQILIADYAEKLDDEAKLYLSMLDESSNTLRNLVDGILEYSRGDAVLVGKRTVFELHELVHETISLLDPQEDYEFKITFENQKIYTNRTALQQILLNLIANSIKYNNKEKISIAIDFEEADEFYHFRVKDNGNGIRKEDQKRIFDIFEVLATEDRFGKRGSGIGLSTVKKMVEGLGGTIAVESEIGKGTEFSFTLTKYNFL; from the coding sequence ATGATTACTCCTCCTGCCCCAGAAAACGAATCCTTAAGGTTAAAAGCGTTAAAGGAATATTCTATTTTAGATACCCTTCCCGAAGAAGAATATGATGACATTACAAAACTGGCATCTCAAATATGTGATACCAACATATCTACGATAAGCCTCATCGACGAAAAGCGGCAATGGTTCAAGTCAAAAGTCGGTCTCGACGCTAATGAAACTTCCCGCGATGCCGCTTTTTGCGCACATGCCATTATCAATCCGCATGAAATTTTTACCGTAAAGGATTCACGGCTCGATGAACGTTTCTATGACAATCCATTGGTAATAGGCGAGCCACATGTTGTATTTTATACCGGTATTCCGCTTGTAAGTCCTGAAGGCCTCGCCTTAGGGACCTTGTGTGTGATTGATGACAAGCCTAAGGAGCTCAATGAAGAGCAATTGAAGGCGTTAAAGGCATTGTCAAACCAGGTGGTAAGCCTTTTTGAGCTCAGGAAAAGCAAGATGCTGCTGGAGAAATTCGCAAAAGACCTTGTCAACCGGAACAAGGAACTTGAAAAATTCGCCCATGTAGCAGCCCATGATATCAAATCGCCTCTGAACAACATCTCGGGACTAAGCCAGATATTGATTGCTGATTACGCTGAAAAACTGGACGATGAGGCAAAGCTCTATCTTTCAATGCTTGACGAATCCTCGAATACCTTGCGGAACCTGGTTGACGGGATTCTTGAATACAGCAGGGGTGATGCCGTATTGGTTGGCAAACGAACGGTGTTCGAATTGCATGAATTGGTCCATGAAACCATTTCATTGCTGGATCCGCAGGAAGATTACGAATTCAAGATTACATTTGAAAATCAAAAGATTTACACCAACAGGACTGCCTTGCAGCAAATCTTATTGAACCTGATTGCAAACAGCATTAAATATAACAATAAGGAAAAAATTTCCATTGCCATTGATTTTGAAGAGGCGGATGAATTTTATCATTTCCGGGTAAAGGATAATGGCAACGGAATCCGTAAGGAAGACCAAAAACGCATTTTTGATATCTTTGAGGTATTGGCTACTGAAGACCGGTTTGGGAAACGCGGGAGCGGCATAGGCCTTTCGACAGTAAAAAAAATGGTTGAAGGATTGGGCGGTACGATCGCTGTGGAATCTGAAATTGGCAAGGGCACGGAATTCTCTTTTACCCTTACAAAATAT